In the Oryza glaberrima chromosome 6, OglaRS2, whole genome shotgun sequence genome, one interval contains:
- the LOC127775586 gene encoding tetraspanin-8-like has protein sequence MARCSNGLLGLLNAGVLVLAVVVLGGGIWLSNRAATTDCERFMERPVVALGVLLLALSLAGLAGALCGASCLLWLYLLALFLLILALFVFTVFAFVVTNRGAGWVVSGRGYREYRLGDYSTWLQRRVENSANWAKIRSCLQDGKVCEKLGARRETMDQFVGSNLSPIQSGCCKPPTGCNFAYVSETVWTKPSGFNSTDDPDCTTWSNDQTALCYDCQSCKAGVLANLKNDWKKIATVNIIFLIFLIIVYSVGCCAFRNNRRDNSYPAWK, from the exons ATGGCGCGGTGCAGCAacggcctcctcggcctcctcaaCGCCGGCGTGCTGGTCCTCGCCGTGGTGGTGCTGGGCGGCGGGATCTGGCTCAGCaaccgcgccgccaccaccgactgCGAGCGGTTCATGGAGCGCCCCGTCGTCGCGCTGGGCGTGCTCCTCCTTGCGCTCtccctcgccggcctcgccggcgcgctctGCGGCGCCTCCTGCCTCCTGTGGCTCTACCTCCTCGcgctcttcctcctcatcctcgccCTCTTCGTCTTCACCGTCTTCGCCTTCGTCGTCACCAACCGCGGCGCCGGCTGGGTCGTCTCCGGGAGAGGGTACAGGGAGTACCGCCTCGGGGACTACTCCACGTGGCTGCAGAGGAGGGTTGAGAACTCCGCGAACTGGGCCAAGATCCGGAGCTGCCTCCAGGACGGCAAGGTCTGCGAGAAGCTTGGGGCCAGGCGCGAGACCATGGACCAGTTCGTCGGCAGCAATCTCTCCCCGATTCAG TCTGGATGCTGCAAGCCCCCAACAGGATGCAACTTCGCCTACGTGAGCGAGACCGTCTGGACCAAACCTTCTGGCTTTAACTCTACCGATGACCCGGACTGCACGACATGGTCGAATGATCAGACCGCCCTGTGCTACGACTGCCAGTCATGCAAAGCTGGTGTGCTCGCTAACCTGAAGAATGACTGGAAGAAGATTGCGACTGTCAACATCATCTTCCTGATCTTCCTCATCATCGTCTACTCCGTTGGGTGCTGCGCTTTCAGGAACAACAGGCGGGACAACTCGTACCCGGCTTGGAAATGA
- the LOC127777267 gene encoding transcription factor IBH1-like 1, giving the protein MGGPGASSTMSFEQAFLKNLLLSLQDCSTTKPLDAMSLHERKRAVKSSADFAMATARGGGARWPKAIVLQQQPASTTARARRCGRIVRRCCGRKTRSGAGGGGEMARRLQVRRRAMALRKVIPGGGDAMDEAALLREAMDYVVHLRAQVDVLRRVSEAVQLQRRYTSSTSLRDYSWSKCALKGEEDSSMNMKR; this is encoded by the exons ATGGGAGGCCCCGGAGCTAGTAGCACCATGTCGTTCGAGCAAGCGTTCCTCAAGAACCTCCTCCTGAGCCTCCAAGACTGCTCGACGACGAAGCCCCTGGACGCCATGAGCCTCCACGAGAGGAAGCGAGCCGTCAAGTCCTCCGCCGACTTCGCCATggccacggcgcgcggcggcggcgcgcggtggcccAAGGCCATCGtcttgcagcagcagccggcgtcgacgacggccaGGGCGCGGCGGTGCGGGAGGATCGTGAGGCGGTGCTGCGGCCGGAAGACGAGATCAggtgcaggtggtggtggtgagatGGCGAGGAGGCTGCAGGTGAGGAGGAGGGCCATGGCGCTGCGGAAGGTGATAcccggaggcggcgacgccatGGACGAGGCGGCGCTGCTCCGCGAGGCCATGGACTACGTCGTCCACCTCCGCGCGCAGGTCGACGTCCTCCGCCGCGTCTCGGAAGCCGTGCAGCTTCAGAGACGATACACGTCGTCCACCTCTCTCCG GGATTATTCTTGGTCTAAATGTGCTTTGAAAGGAGAGGAGGATTCGAGCATGAATATGAAGCGATGA